One Vitis riparia cultivar Riparia Gloire de Montpellier isolate 1030 chromosome 4, EGFV_Vit.rip_1.0, whole genome shotgun sequence genomic window carries:
- the LOC117912950 gene encoding putative RNA methyltransferase At5g10620 isoform X2 produces MAISLSLCSNILRQRQRHTPESVRPVPIRILTVGKKRSRGVQLIVDEYIEKLKYYCSADDIQISDVKAQVENEDTAVMGLIRPDDWVVMLDEHGLDLGSIQMAELLRDVGNTGAARLSFCIGGPYGHGEQLRKRANISIKLSSMVLNHQIALLVLMEQLYRAWTILKGQKYHR; encoded by the exons ATGGCGATTTCGCTCTCCCTCTGTTCAAATATTCTTCGTCAGAGACAGAGACACACGCCTGAATCGGTG AGACCGGTTCCCATACGGATATTAACAGTAGGGAAAAAGAGATCCCGTGGGGTACAACTCATTGTCGATGAGTACATTGAGAAGCTGAAATACTACTGCAGCGCGGATGATATCCAAATCAG CGATGTGAAAGCTCAGGTTGAAAATGAAGATACAGCAGTCATGGGTCTCATCCGGCCTGACGATTGG GTTGTGATGTTGGATGAGCATGGGTTAGACCTTGGATCCATACAGATGGCTGAGTTACTCAGAGATGTCGGGAATACA GGAGCTGCAAGGTTATCATTTTGCATCGGTGGACCTTATGGTCATGGAGAGCAATTGAGAAAACGTGCTAACATATCGATCAAGTTGTCTTCAATGGTCTTAAATCACCAAATTGCTCTACTTGTGCTCATGGAACAACTTTACCG GGCATGGACAATTCTAAAAGGGCAAAAATACCATCGTTAA
- the LOC117912949 gene encoding probable plastid-lipid-associated protein 8, chloroplastic → MASSAVLFSSFRACEFSKPQTLIPRSNSPLIVSIPLHRGRYKNGRVFASISVSSPEVRTGPDDLVASILSKVAQTDRGVLLTEDKHKEVAEVAQELQKYCVTEPVKCPLIFGEWDVVYCSNPTSPGGGYRNAFGRLFFKAKEMIQVVEAPDIVRNKVHFSALGFLDVEVSLKGKLKALDDKWIQVVFEPPELRLGALEFQYGGESEVKLEITYIDDRVRLGKGSRGSLFVFERLRKTV, encoded by the exons ATGGCTTCTTCAGCTGTGCTCTTCTCCTCTTTCAGAGCCTGTGAATTCTCCAAACCACAAACCCTAATCCCTCGTTCGAATTCGCCATTGATCGTCTCGATTCCTCTTCATCGTGGGCGGTACAAGAACGGAAGAGTCTTCGCTTCGATCTCGGTCTCCAGCCCGGAAGTGCGGACCGGTCCGGACGATCTCGTCGCCTCAATTCTTTCCAAG GTTGCACAAACAGATCGAGGAGTTTTGCTAACTGAAGACAAACATAAAGAGGTAGCTGAAGTTGCTCAAGAATTGCAGAAATACTGCGTTACAGAACCAGTAAAATGCCCTCTTATCTTTGGAG AGTGGGACGTGGTGTACTGTTCAAATCCAACCTCGCCTGGGGGTGGCTATAGGAATGCATTCGGCCGGTTATTTTTCAAAGCAAAGGAAATGATTCAGGTTGTTGAAGCCCCTGATATCGTGAGAAACAAAGTGCACTTTTCTGCTTTGGGTTTCCTTGATGTAGAGGTCTCTTTGAAAG GAAAACTGAAGGCCTTGGATGATAAATGGATtcaagttgtatttgagccaccTGAACTGAGGCTTGGTGCATTAGAATTCCAGTATGGGGGTGAGAGTGAGGTGAAGCTGGAGATAACATATATAGATGACAGAGTCAGGTTGGGGAAGGGTTCCAGAGGTTCTCTATTTGTCTTTGAAAGACTCAGGAAAACTGTgtaa
- the LOC117912948 gene encoding uncharacterized protein LOC117912948, with the protein MAIIKDEDALNGHLYHAFMEGDEAEVIKLCGKTAEGPLHKMTIHKDTVIHVACDAKRSDLVLKLLEMLPKDHDPRQLTVKNDVENTILHEAATDSCLLPAAEEMLRRAPELLTKLNVCGEIPLFCAARNGEKKMFKFLVGEVEKRGPKEEEGLKGIFQRKDETTILHITILAEHFDLAKLIATKYSYISNLKDEDGMTALQLLACDSSAFKVGREYGFLKHFMSSCLSRKKEEDKTSQEDDEESQAKVLSYSAKPHWRWPMLKEVRKRRAKYESACALAKLLIQKDTSWKTTEAGEAQSKPKPHKYRKEEKEDRGASKLLTPSLDDQMKKASKSSSTEKIDHEVEVEQEEEEEEEEEEEEKGDDNQEIYKDPITRGETPLFLATMCGNIEIVEEILNVHPQALEHINKKGRNILHVAIKYSQKEIFELVMKKEILARRLITRTDKFGNTILHMAARKKKRNYLAENIQSPALQLRKELLLFEQVKKISPTYATKHLNKKKQTPEELFATTYARLHTNGKEWIQRTSENCTIVAVLIATVAFAAAYTIPGGSNEETGRPILIYESFFVVFTLTDVLSLTFALTSVVTFLSILTSSFPIQAFRHSLPQKLMVGLTLLILSVTMMMVAFGATIILMVNNKEKWKRIGLYLAAFFPVTIFAISYSSLYLSLLSTVPHLLKIVWKACPRYDCAPLLSWVPKLFRPKSSAWTSKPQTTGGHQV; encoded by the exons ATGGCGATCATCAAAGATGAAGATGCACTCAACGGACATCTTTACCATGCATTTATGGAAGGAGACGAGGCAGAGGTGATCAAACTCTGCGGAAAAACAGCAGAAGGCCCACTACACAAAATGACTATACATAAGGACACAGTCATTCATGTAGCCTGTGATGCCAAAAGAAGCGATCTTGTGCTTAAGCTGCTGGAAATGTTGCCCAAAGACCATGATCCCAGACAACTCACTGTTAAAAACGATGTCGAAAACACTATACTCCATGAAGCAGCCACGGATAGCTGCCTGCTGCCTGCTGCGGAAGAAATGTTGAGGAGAGCGCCGGAGTTGTTGACGAAGCTCAATGTCTGTGGCGAGATTCCTCTCTTTTGCGCCGCAAGAAATGGGGAGAAGAAGATGTTCAAATTTCTAGTTGGTGAAGTTGAGAAAAGAGGCcccaaggaagaagaaggtcTAAAAGGCATTTTCCAGAGGAAAGATGAAACCACTATTCTTCATATTACAATCCTTGCTGAGCACTTCG ACCTGGCTAAGTTGATCGCAACAAAGTATAGTTATATAAGTAATCTAAAAGACGAAGATGGAATGACTGCTCTTCAACTTCTGGCATGCGATTCATCGGCATTTAAAGTTGGAAGAGAATATGGATTTCTAAAGCACTTCATGTCCTCTT GTCTgtcaaggaaaaaagaagaagataagaCTAGtcaagaagatgatgaagagtCCCAAGCCAAAGTTTTATCTTATTCTG CTAAACCACATTGGAGATGGCCCATGTTGAAAGAAGTTAGGAAAAGGAGGGCTAAATATGAATCAGCCTGTGCTCTGGCAAAGTTGTTGATCCAAAAAGACACTTCATGGAAGACCACCGAAGCAGGGGAAGCTCAGAGTAAGCCTAAGCCCCACAAATacagaaaagaagagaaagaagatagAGGAGCATCAAAGTTATTAACCCCTTCCTTGGATGATCAAATGAAAAAGGCCTCAAAATCTTCCTCCACTGAAAAAATTGATCATGAAGTAGAAGTAGaacaggaagaagaagaagaagaggaagaggaagaggaagagaaaggAGATGACAACCAAGAAATATACAAAGATCCCATAACGAGAGGGGAAACTCCATTATTTTTGGCAACAATGTGTGGGAATATAGAGATTGTGGAAGAAATACTGAATGTGCACCCTCAGGCACTTGAGCATATCAATAAAAAGGGGAGGAACATCCTGCATGTAGCCATCAAGTATAGCcagaaagaaatatttgaacTGGTGATGAAGAAGGAAATACTGGCTAGGAGGCTCATAACCAGGACTGACAAGTTTGGGAATACGATACTGCATATGGCTgcaagaaagaagaagagaaattaTTTAGCAGAAAACATTCAAAGCCCAGCACTTCAACTGAGAAAGGAGTTGCTCCTATTTGag CAGGTGAAGAAAATTTCTCCTACCTATGCCACCAAGCACCTAAACAAAAAGAAGCAAACCCCGGAGGAATTATTTGCCACCACCTATGCTCGACTCCATACCAACGGCAAAGAATGGATACAGCGAACCTCCGAAAACTGCACCATTGTGGCTGTCCTCATCGCTACAGTTGCCTTCGCTGCAGCCTACACAATACCAGGAGGCTCCAATGAAGAAACTGGCCGTCCCATCCTTATCTACGAATCATTCTTCGTGGTTTTCACCTTGACTGACGTACTCTCCCTTACCTTCGCTTTAACGTCAGTGGTCACATTCCTTTCCATTCTCACCTCCTCCTTCCCGATACAAGCCTTCCGGCACTCTCTTCCTCAGAAGTTGATGGTGGGTCTAACGTTGTTGATACTCTCCGTCACCATGATGATGGTGGCGTTTGGTGCAACCATCATCCTCATGGTGAACaacaaggaaaaatggaagcGGATTGGTCTCTACTTGGCTGCATTCTTCCCTGTTACCATCTTCGCCATCTCGTATTCGTCTCTGTACCTGTCGCTTCTGAGCACCGTACCCCACCTGCTGAAGATTGTATGGAAGGCTTGTCCGAGGTACGATTGTGCTCCTCTCCTGTCTTGGGTCCCCAAGTTGTTCCGACCGAAGAGCTCCGCATGGACTTCCAAGCCTCAAACAACTGGTGGTCATCAGGTTTGA
- the LOC117912950 gene encoding putative RNA methyltransferase At5g10620 isoform X1, with the protein MAISLSLCSNILRQRQRHTPESVRPVPIRILTVGKKRSRGVQLIVDEYIEKLKYYCSADDIQIRSNPKNARDVKAQVENEDTAVMGLIRPDDWVVMLDEHGLDLGSIQMAELLRDVGNTGAARLSFCIGGPYGHGEQLRKRANISIKLSSMVLNHQIALLVLMEQLYRAWTILKGQKYHR; encoded by the exons ATGGCGATTTCGCTCTCCCTCTGTTCAAATATTCTTCGTCAGAGACAGAGACACACGCCTGAATCGGTG AGACCGGTTCCCATACGGATATTAACAGTAGGGAAAAAGAGATCCCGTGGGGTACAACTCATTGTCGATGAGTACATTGAGAAGCTGAAATACTACTGCAGCGCGGATGATATCCAAATCAGGTCAAATCCTAAAAATGCTCG CGATGTGAAAGCTCAGGTTGAAAATGAAGATACAGCAGTCATGGGTCTCATCCGGCCTGACGATTGG GTTGTGATGTTGGATGAGCATGGGTTAGACCTTGGATCCATACAGATGGCTGAGTTACTCAGAGATGTCGGGAATACA GGAGCTGCAAGGTTATCATTTTGCATCGGTGGACCTTATGGTCATGGAGAGCAATTGAGAAAACGTGCTAACATATCGATCAAGTTGTCTTCAATGGTCTTAAATCACCAAATTGCTCTACTTGTGCTCATGGAACAACTTTACCG GGCATGGACAATTCTAAAAGGGCAAAAATACCATCGTTAA
- the LOC117912951 gene encoding amino acid permease 8-like, whose amino-acid sequence MMASEVDDNRGIQNEVCESGLGSHKVADADLDDDGRPRRTGSLWTACALVITAVIGAGVLSLAWSLAQLGWVGVSVLIIFGSITFYTSNLLAECYRCPITGTRNYTYMQAVKANLGGKMYMACGLAQYSLLIGLAIGYTITAAVSMVAIQKSNCFHKRGHEAPCEVSDKPYMIGMGLFEIVVSQIPDIGEMWGLSVIATVTSFGYASIGAALAFSTVISGHRKRTSVTGVEVGPGITAAQKMWRMFRAIGDMLLCSSYSAILLEIQDTLKSSGSEIQVMKKANMISVSTTTLFYLICACFGYAAFGNNAHGNMLTGFGFYEPFWLIDLANTFIVMHLVGAYQVISQPVFGAVESQMRRWWPRSKFVIAEYPIRTGKKNFNMSINLLRLTWRSMFVVIITLLALALPYLELGRKTST is encoded by the exons ATGATGGCAAGTGAGGTTGATGATAATAGAGGTATTCAGAATGAGGTCTGTGAATCTGGTTTGGGTTCTCACAAAGTTGCAGATGCAGATTTGGACGATGATGGCAGACCCAGAAGAACTG GGTCTCTGTGGACAGCATGTGCACTCGTAATAACAGCTGTTATAGGCGCTGGAGTGCTCTCTCTCGCCTGGAGCCTGGCGCAGCTTGGATGGGTTGGTGTATCAGTTCTTATAATATTTGGCAGCATCACATTCTACACTTCCAATCTCTTAGCAGAATGTTACAGATGCCCAATCACTGGCACGAGAAACTATACTTATATGCAGGCTGTCAAAGCCAATCTAG GTGGAAAAATGTATATGGCTTGTGGGTTGGCTCAATACAGCCTCCTAATTGGACTGGCAATAGGCTATACCATCACTGCAGCAGTAAGCATGGT GGCTATACAGAAATCGAATTGCTTCCACAAAAGAGGCCATGAAGCCCCTTGCGAGGTTTCGGATAAACCATACATGATAGGGATGGGACTCTTTGAAATCGTGGTGTCTCAGATACCGGATATTGGTGAAATGTGGGGGTTGTCTGTCATAGCAACAGTTACATCTTTCGGGTATGCCTCAATTGGAGCTGCACTCGCCTTTTCAACTGTCATCTCag GGCATCGAAAGAGGACCAGTGTGACTGGTGTTGAGGTTGGGCCGGGCATAACTGCAGCTCAGAAGATGTGGAGGATGTTCAGAGCAATTGGAGACATGTTGTTATGCAGCTCATACTCTGCAATTCTGCTTGAAATCCAG GATACATTGAAATCTTCAGGGTCAGAAATCCAAGTAATGAAGAAGGCTAACATGATAAGTGTGTCAACAACAACCTTATTCTACTTGATTTGTGCTTGCTTTGGCTATGCTGCATTCGGGAACAACGCCCATGGCAACATGCTAACTGGCTTTGGATTTTACGAGCCCTTCTGGCTCATCGACTTGGCCAACACCTTCATTGTGATGCACCTTGTGGGAGCATACCAG GTGATTTCACAACCAGTGTTTGGTGCAGTTGAATCACAGATGAGAAGGTGGTGGCCAAGGTCCAAGTTTGTAATTGCTGAGTACCCCATAAGAACTGGGAAGAAAAACTTCAACATGAGTATCAATTTGTTAAGGCTGACTTGGAGAAGCATGTTTGTAGTGATTATAACTTTGCTGGCTTTGGCATTGCCATACTTAGAACTGGGAAGAAAAACTTCAACATGA